A genome region from Mycobacterium florentinum includes the following:
- a CDS encoding adenosine deaminase, with protein MSAPLELRQIQKAPKALLHDHLDGGLRPSTVLEIAGEIGYDELPATDADELATWFRTRSHSGSLERYLEPFSHTVAVMQTPEALFRVGYECVEDLAADSVIYAEIRFAPELHINRGLSFDEIVDAVLEGFAAGEKAAAAAGRPIVVRLLVTAMRHAAMSREIAELAIRFRDRGVVGFDIAGAEAGYPPTRHLDAFEYMRDHNARFTIHAGEAFGLPSIHEAIAFCAADRLGHGVRIVDDIEIVEGGGVELGRLASILRDKRIPLELCPSSNVQTGAVKSIADHPFDLLARARFRVTVNTDNRLMSDTTMSLEMHRLVEAFGYGWSDLERFTINAMKSAFIPFDERLALIDEVIKPRYAVLIG; from the coding sequence GTGAGCGCCCCGCTGGAGTTGCGGCAGATCCAGAAGGCGCCCAAGGCGCTGCTGCACGATCACCTCGACGGGGGCTTGCGCCCGTCGACCGTGCTGGAGATCGCTGGCGAGATCGGCTACGACGAGCTGCCCGCCACCGACGCCGACGAGCTGGCGACCTGGTTTCGCACCCGCTCGCACAGCGGCTCGCTGGAGCGCTACCTGGAGCCGTTCTCCCACACCGTGGCCGTGATGCAGACGCCGGAGGCATTGTTCCGCGTCGGCTACGAGTGCGTCGAAGACCTGGCCGCCGACTCCGTGATCTACGCCGAGATCCGTTTCGCCCCTGAGCTACACATCAACCGCGGGCTTTCCTTCGACGAGATCGTCGATGCCGTGCTGGAAGGCTTCGCCGCCGGGGAGAAGGCCGCCGCGGCGGCCGGACGTCCGATCGTCGTGCGCCTACTGGTCACCGCGATGCGTCACGCCGCAATGTCACGGGAGATCGCCGAGCTGGCAATTCGCTTCCGGGACAGGGGAGTTGTCGGGTTCGACATCGCCGGCGCCGAGGCCGGTTACCCGCCGACGCGTCACCTGGACGCGTTCGAATACATGCGAGATCACAACGCGCGCTTCACTATTCATGCCGGTGAGGCATTCGGTCTGCCGTCCATTCACGAGGCGATCGCGTTCTGTGCCGCCGACCGGCTCGGCCATGGGGTGCGCATCGTCGACGATATCGAGATCGTCGAGGGCGGCGGTGTTGAGCTGGGTAGGCTGGCATCGATCCTGCGCGACAAGCGGATTCCGCTGGAACTGTGCCCGAGCTCGAACGTGCAGACCGGCGCCGTCAAGAGCATCGCCGACCATCCCTTCGACCTGCTGGCCCGCGCGCGCTTCCGGGTCACCGTCAACACCGACAACCGGCTGATGAGCGACACCACGATGAGCCTCGAAATGCACCGTTTGGTAGAGGCTTTCGGCTACGGGTGGAGCGATCTCGAGAGGTTCACCATCAACGCGATGAAGTCGGCGTTCATTCCGTTTGACGAGCGGCTGGCGCTCATCGACGAGGTGATCAAGCCGCGGTATGCGGTGCTGATCGGCTAG
- a CDS encoding VWA domain-containing protein, whose translation MSLPVIGPLPFYGFQRPALLLFGLIPLALLAVYVVVQARRRHRLRRYTEAEVPQSLWRHLPIAVSLLSLALLTIALATPTHDMRIPRNRAVVMLVIDMSQSMRATDVEPDRLRAAEQAASKFAAQLTPGINLGLVGFAGTPYLLVPPTPRHQATIDALPKLQFGDGTATGEAIYTALHAIEATNTTGGDTPPPARIVLLSDGGENRPTDPSDPHDGVYTASRLARDQGVPISTISFGTKSGNISLDGVQVNVPVSTDQMKKVAQLAGGQAYTATNLDELTKDYQSIQQEIGYRTVPGPGGSGWLRLGVLTALIATVLALLINRRLPT comes from the coding sequence GTGTCGCTTCCCGTGATTGGACCGTTGCCGTTCTACGGATTTCAGCGTCCGGCCCTGTTGCTGTTCGGGCTGATCCCGCTGGCCCTGCTCGCCGTGTACGTCGTCGTCCAGGCCCGGCGCCGACACCGCCTGCGCCGCTACACCGAGGCCGAGGTGCCGCAGTCGTTGTGGCGCCACCTGCCGATCGCCGTGTCGCTGCTCAGCCTGGCGCTGCTGACCATCGCGCTGGCCACCCCGACCCACGACATGCGCATCCCGCGCAACCGCGCCGTCGTGATGCTGGTGATCGACATGTCGCAGTCCATGCGGGCCACCGACGTCGAGCCCGACCGCCTGCGGGCCGCCGAGCAAGCCGCCAGCAAGTTCGCCGCGCAGCTGACGCCGGGCATCAACCTCGGGCTCGTCGGGTTTGCCGGAACGCCGTATCTGCTGGTGCCGCCCACACCCCGGCACCAGGCCACCATCGACGCCCTGCCGAAGCTGCAATTCGGCGACGGCACCGCGACCGGTGAAGCCATCTACACCGCCCTGCACGCGATCGAGGCGACGAACACGACCGGCGGGGACACGCCGCCGCCGGCCCGGATCGTGCTGCTGTCCGACGGCGGCGAGAACAGGCCGACCGATCCCAGCGACCCGCACGACGGCGTCTACACCGCCTCGCGGCTGGCCAGGGACCAGGGCGTGCCCATCTCGACAATCTCGTTCGGCACCAAGAGCGGCAACATCAGCCTGGACGGGGTGCAGGTGAATGTTCCCGTTTCGACCGACCAGATGAAGAAGGTCGCGCAGCTGGCCGGCGGGCAGGCCTACACCGCGACCAACCTCGACGAGCTCACCAAGGACTACCAGTCGATCCAGCAGGAGATCGGGTATCGCACCGTGCCCGGTCCCGGAGGATCCGGGTGGTTGCGCCTCGGGGTGCTCACCGCGTTGATCGCCACGGTGCTGGCGCTGCTGATCAACCGCAGGTTGCCGACTTAG
- the sdhC gene encoding succinate dehydrogenase, cytochrome b556 subunit, translating into MWSWVLHRITGATIFFFLFVHVLDTALVRVSPQTYNEVIATYKTPIVGLMEFGLVAAVLFHALNGIRIILIDFWSEGPRHQKTMLWVIAVVYLLVMVPAAVAIGIHMMEHFR; encoded by the coding sequence ATGTGGTCGTGGGTGCTGCATCGCATCACCGGCGCGACGATCTTCTTCTTCCTTTTCGTGCACGTCCTGGATACCGCCCTGGTCCGGGTGAGCCCGCAGACCTACAACGAAGTGATCGCGACCTATAAGACGCCGATCGTCGGGCTGATGGAGTTCGGGTTGGTCGCCGCGGTGCTTTTCCACGCACTCAACGGGATCCGCATCATCTTGATCGACTTCTGGTCGGAGGGGCCGCGGCACCAGAAGACGATGCTGTGGGTCATCGCCGTCGTCTACCTGTTGGTCATGGTGCCCGCCGCGGTGGCCATCGGCATTCACATGATGGAGCACTTCCGATGA
- a CDS encoding VWA domain-containing protein, which yields MKLPLLGPVSLTGFQHGWFFLVLLAVLLVIGLYVVQQFARRRRVLRFANMEVLERVAPARLSRWRHIPTILLAVSLVLLTTAMAGPTTDVRIPLNRAVVMLVIDVSESMAATDVAPNRLAAAQEAGKQFADELTPAINLGLVAFAANATLLVSPTTNRGAVKAAIDGLQPAPKTATGEGLFTALQAIATVGAVMGGGDGPPPARIVLESDGAENVPLDPNAPQGAFTAARAAKSEGVQISTISFGTPDGTVVYQGATIPVPVDDQTLQEICKITDGQAFHADSLASLKEVYGTLQRQIGYETVKGDASLAWMLLGSVVMAGAVLAGLFLNRRLPA from the coding sequence ATGAAGTTGCCGCTGCTGGGTCCGGTGTCGCTCACGGGTTTTCAGCACGGGTGGTTCTTCCTGGTGCTGCTGGCGGTGCTGCTGGTGATAGGTCTCTACGTCGTCCAGCAATTCGCCCGACGGCGCCGGGTGCTGCGGTTCGCCAACATGGAGGTGCTGGAGCGGGTCGCGCCCGCGCGGCTGTCGCGGTGGCGGCACATCCCGACGATCCTGCTCGCCGTGTCGCTGGTGCTGCTGACGACGGCCATGGCCGGGCCGACGACCGATGTGCGGATTCCGCTCAACCGCGCGGTGGTGATGTTGGTCATCGACGTCTCGGAGTCGATGGCCGCCACCGATGTGGCTCCCAACCGGCTGGCCGCCGCGCAGGAGGCCGGTAAGCAGTTCGCCGACGAGCTGACGCCGGCCATCAATCTCGGGCTGGTGGCGTTCGCGGCCAACGCGACCCTGCTCGTTTCTCCGACGACGAACCGCGGCGCCGTCAAGGCCGCGATCGACGGCCTGCAGCCCGCCCCGAAAACCGCCACCGGCGAAGGCCTTTTCACCGCACTGCAGGCCATCGCGACGGTCGGTGCGGTGATGGGCGGCGGCGACGGTCCACCACCGGCGCGCATCGTGCTGGAGTCCGACGGCGCCGAGAACGTGCCGTTGGACCCCAACGCGCCGCAGGGGGCGTTCACCGCGGCCCGCGCGGCCAAGTCCGAGGGCGTGCAGATCTCGACGATCTCGTTCGGTACGCCCGACGGCACGGTCGTCTACCAGGGCGCGACGATTCCGGTTCCGGTCGACGATCAGACCCTGCAGGAGATCTGCAAGATCACCGACGGTCAGGCTTTCCATGCCGACAGCCTGGCGTCGCTGAAGGAGGTCTACGGGACGCTGCAGCGCCAGATCGGCTACGAGACCGTCAAGGGCGATGCGAGCCTGGCGTGGATGTTGCTCGGTTCGGTCGTAATGGCCGGCGCGGTGCTGGCGGGCCTGTTCCTGAACCGCCGGCTGCCCGCTTGA
- a CDS encoding PPE family protein, with the protein MDFGLLMPEINSGRMYAGPGSGPMLAAAAAWDDLAAQLESAASAYFSEVSGLTGQTWFGPSSMRMAAAATPYVAWLQAAAAQAAQTSAQAYAAAAAYEAAFAMTVPPPVIAANRAQLMALVATNFFGQNTPAIAATEAQYAQMWVQDAAAMYTYAADSTTVSTLTPYEEPPQTTNSTGQADQARTMAQNAGNLTSARTQSLVQQVSTNTTGPGGIDYTPVGDADPPIPPGTSANVPPLSIISVGTNTHMIVEAGSVTMAPTGVAGFVEVTAQSGSTITLNSGSVFTAGVLPQWVNVATGANVSGVVNVGVGESLTLTPKFAIGAIGFINSGSVTLGPGTGLITVNDTAVGFAGLSGATLTNAAGSVSYSAPAPALATAASSPGLAGTAGIQPQFNADGLADWARRIVAPAEEAAAAAALG; encoded by the coding sequence ATGGACTTTGGGTTGCTCATGCCGGAAATCAACTCCGGTCGCATGTACGCCGGACCCGGGTCCGGGCCGATGCTGGCCGCCGCGGCGGCCTGGGATGACCTCGCCGCTCAGCTGGAATCGGCTGCCAGCGCCTACTTTTCGGAAGTCTCGGGTTTGACTGGCCAGACCTGGTTCGGCCCGTCGTCGATGCGGATGGCCGCGGCCGCCACACCGTACGTCGCCTGGCTGCAGGCGGCCGCCGCCCAGGCCGCGCAAACCTCGGCGCAGGCGTACGCGGCGGCAGCGGCCTACGAAGCGGCGTTCGCCATGACGGTCCCGCCACCGGTGATCGCGGCGAACCGGGCCCAGCTGATGGCGCTGGTCGCGACCAACTTCTTCGGGCAGAACACCCCGGCGATCGCGGCCACCGAAGCCCAGTACGCCCAGATGTGGGTCCAGGACGCCGCCGCGATGTACACCTACGCCGCCGACTCGACGACGGTGAGCACCCTGACGCCGTATGAAGAGCCGCCGCAGACCACCAACTCGACCGGGCAGGCCGATCAGGCCCGCACGATGGCCCAGAACGCAGGCAATCTCACCAGCGCCCGCACCCAATCCCTGGTGCAGCAGGTGTCGACCAACACCACCGGGCCCGGTGGCATCGACTACACGCCCGTCGGCGACGCCGACCCCCCGATCCCGCCCGGAACGTCGGCCAACGTGCCGCCGCTGAGCATCATCTCCGTCGGGACCAACACGCACATGATCGTCGAAGCCGGGTCGGTCACCATGGCACCCACCGGCGTCGCCGGGTTCGTCGAAGTCACCGCCCAGAGCGGTTCGACCATCACCCTCAACTCCGGCAGCGTCTTTACCGCGGGAGTCCTCCCGCAGTGGGTAAACGTGGCCACCGGCGCCAACGTGAGCGGCGTCGTAAACGTCGGCGTTGGAGAAAGCCTCACCCTGACCCCCAAATTCGCCATCGGGGCCATTGGCTTCATCAACTCCGGCTCCGTCACGCTCGGTCCGGGAACCGGCCTCATCACCGTGAACGACACCGCCGTCGGGTTCGCCGGCCTCTCCGGCGCGACCCTCACCAACGCCGCGGGCAGCGTCTCCTACAGCGCCCCGGCACCCGCGTTGGCCACGGCGGCCAGCTCGCCCGGGCTGGCCGGAACCGCCGGAATCCAACCCCAATTCAACGCCGACGGCCTTGCGGACTGGGCCCGCCGCATTGTGGCCCCCGCGGAAGAAGCTGCCGCGGCAGCGGCTTTGGGGTAA
- a CDS encoding succinate dehydrogenase hydrophobic membrane anchor subunit, with protein MSSPDLQLGRGEVAPVLQRSHDRPPSLDNPRSPRRRAGIPNFEKFAWLFMRFSGVALVFLAVGHLFIMLMWENGVYRIDFNYVAQRWASPFWQFWDLSLLWLAQLHGGNGLRTIIDDYSRKNSTRFWLNSLLLLSMGFTLVLGTYVLMTFDPNIGG; from the coding sequence ATGAGCAGCCCCGACCTTCAGCTCGGCCGCGGTGAGGTCGCGCCGGTTCTGCAGCGCAGCCACGACCGCCCGCCCAGCCTGGACAACCCGCGCTCGCCGCGGCGGCGCGCCGGCATCCCCAACTTCGAGAAATTCGCGTGGCTGTTCATGCGGTTTTCCGGTGTCGCGCTGGTGTTCCTGGCGGTCGGGCACCTGTTCATCATGCTGATGTGGGAAAACGGCGTGTACCGCATCGACTTCAACTACGTCGCTCAACGCTGGGCGTCGCCGTTCTGGCAATTCTGGGACCTGTCGCTGCTGTGGCTGGCGCAATTGCACGGCGGTAATGGCCTGCGCACCATCATCGACGACTACAGCCGTAAAAACAGCACCCGGTTCTGGCTGAACAGCCTGCTGCTGTTGTCGATGGGATTCACCTTGGTGCTGGGTACCTACGTGCTGATGACCTTCGACCCCAATATCGGAGGCTGA
- a CDS encoding thymidine phosphorylase, with the protein MTDFAFDAPTVIKTKRDGTRLSDAAIDWVVDAYTAGRVAEEQMAALLMAIFWRGMDHGEIVRWTAAMLASGDRLDFSDLRVDGKPLATVDKHSTGGVGDKTTLVLVPVVAACGGAVPKVSGRGLGHTGGTLDKLESIAGFTAGISKQQVRQQLCDIGAAIFAAGELAPADKKLYALRDITATVDSLPLIASSIMSKKLAEGIGALVLDVKVGDGALMASETQCRELAETMVGLGAAHGVPTRAVLTDMDSPLGATVGNALEVGEALEVLAGGGPPDVVGLTVRLAAEMLELAGIAGRDPAQTLRDGTAMDLFRRLVAAQGGDLSVPLPIGSHSETVIAARSGTMGNIDAMAVGLAAWRLGAGRSRPGGQVQPGAGVRIHRRPGQPVVAGEPLFTLYTDSPERFGAALAELDRGWSVGDTAPEPRPLIIGVAS; encoded by the coding sequence TTGACTGACTTCGCATTCGACGCCCCGACGGTCATCAAGACCAAGCGCGACGGGACTCGGTTGTCCGATGCCGCGATCGACTGGGTCGTCGACGCCTATACCGCTGGGCGCGTTGCCGAGGAGCAGATGGCGGCGCTGTTGATGGCGATCTTTTGGCGCGGCATGGATCACGGCGAGATCGTCCGGTGGACGGCGGCGATGCTGGCGTCGGGCGACCGGCTGGATTTCAGCGATCTGCGAGTAGACGGTAAACCGTTGGCCACCGTGGACAAGCATTCGACCGGTGGGGTCGGGGACAAGACGACGCTGGTGTTGGTGCCCGTCGTCGCCGCCTGTGGCGGCGCGGTGCCCAAGGTCTCCGGCCGCGGTCTCGGCCATACCGGTGGCACCCTGGACAAGCTGGAGTCGATCGCGGGCTTCACCGCGGGAATTTCCAAGCAGCAAGTGCGCCAACAACTTTGCGATATCGGGGCGGCGATCTTCGCCGCCGGTGAGCTGGCGCCCGCCGACAAAAAGCTCTATGCGCTGCGCGACATCACCGCCACGGTCGACTCCTTGCCGTTGATCGCCAGCTCGATCATGAGCAAGAAACTGGCCGAGGGCATCGGCGCGCTGGTCCTCGACGTCAAGGTCGGTGACGGGGCGCTGATGGCGTCGGAGACGCAGTGCCGCGAACTGGCCGAAACCATGGTCGGGTTGGGCGCGGCCCACGGTGTGCCGACCCGGGCGGTGCTGACGGACATGGACTCCCCGCTGGGCGCGACGGTCGGCAATGCGCTCGAGGTGGGCGAGGCGCTCGAGGTGCTGGCCGGCGGTGGGCCACCCGACGTGGTGGGGCTGACGGTGCGGCTGGCCGCCGAGATGCTGGAGCTGGCCGGGATTGCCGGGCGCGATCCCGCCCAGACCCTGCGCGATGGCACCGCGATGGACCTATTCCGCCGGCTGGTCGCGGCCCAGGGCGGCGACTTGTCGGTACCGTTGCCAATCGGTTCACATTCGGAGACCGTGATCGCGGCGCGGAGCGGCACAATGGGAAACATCGATGCTATGGCAGTGGGGCTGGCAGCTTGGCGACTCGGCGCGGGTCGATCCCGCCCGGGTGGGCAGGTGCAACCCGGCGCCGGCGTCAGGATTCACCGTCGTCCGGGGCAGCCGGTGGTGGCCGGTGAGCCGTTGTTCACCCTCTACACCGACAGCCCCGAACGCTTCGGTGCCGCGCTGGCCGAGCTGGACCGCGGTTGGAGTGTGGGCGATACGGCGCCGGAGCCGCGACCGCTGATCATCGGGGTCGCGTCGTGA
- a CDS encoding cupin domain-containing protein, whose protein sequence is MSVNLDPTIPAPMTNVAEYGFEGRFADWADEARYFEYSKAANPIGAGYAPQVPVTQFGPEVYLDQPTGIVPLDLSSDLGITGAATSPALLANFVRIRAGEQIDTSPNATSQLYYVLFGRGFAAVNGQLVKWEKGDFLTLPAGCRSVFYADSEAAMYWVHDEPLLRYLGAEAREPRFAATKFCRTDAVTKLDEIASRPGANDRSRVSVLLANQNQEQTLTITHVLWAMFGVLPPNQEQRPHRHQSVALDLILDAPPAGCYSLLGTRLDERGDIVDPIRVDWQAGGAFTTPPGMWHAHFNETDQPAHLIPVQDAGLQTHLRSLDIKFTQRRDLVAG, encoded by the coding sequence ATGTCCGTGAATTTGGACCCGACGATTCCTGCCCCGATGACCAACGTGGCCGAGTACGGATTCGAGGGCCGTTTCGCCGACTGGGCCGATGAAGCCCGCTACTTCGAGTACTCCAAGGCCGCCAACCCGATCGGCGCCGGATATGCCCCGCAGGTCCCGGTCACCCAGTTCGGTCCCGAGGTCTACCTGGATCAGCCGACCGGCATCGTGCCGCTGGATCTGTCGTCGGACCTCGGCATCACCGGTGCGGCGACCAGTCCCGCGCTGCTGGCCAACTTCGTCCGTATCCGTGCCGGCGAGCAGATCGACACCAGCCCCAACGCCACCTCGCAGCTGTACTACGTGCTGTTCGGGCGCGGCTTCGCCGCGGTCAACGGCCAGCTGGTCAAGTGGGAGAAGGGTGACTTCCTGACCCTGCCCGCCGGTTGCCGCTCGGTGTTCTACGCCGACTCGGAGGCGGCCATGTACTGGGTGCACGACGAGCCGCTGCTGCGCTACCTGGGCGCCGAGGCGCGTGAGCCGAGGTTCGCCGCGACCAAGTTCTGCCGCACGGACGCGGTGACCAAGCTGGACGAGATCGCCTCGCGTCCCGGCGCCAACGACAGGAGCCGGGTGAGCGTGTTGCTGGCCAACCAGAACCAGGAGCAGACGCTGACCATCACTCACGTCCTGTGGGCAATGTTCGGCGTGCTGCCTCCCAATCAGGAGCAGCGCCCGCATCGGCACCAGTCGGTCGCATTGGATCTCATTCTCGACGCACCGCCGGCCGGTTGCTACTCGTTGCTGGGAACGCGACTCGACGAGCGCGGCGACATCGTCGACCCGATCCGGGTGGACTGGCAGGCCGGTGGTGCCTTCACCACCCCGCCGGGCATGTGGCACGCCCACTTCAACGAGACCGATCAGCCGGCCCACCTGATTCCCGTTCAGGACGCGGGGCTGCAGACCCACCTGCGCAGCCTCGACATCAAATTCACTCAGCGCCGGGACCTGGTCGCTGGGTAA
- a CDS encoding cytidine deaminase has protein sequence MPDIDWNLLRDKAIQVAAGAYAPYSQFPVGAASLVDDGRVVTGCNVENVSYGLGLCAECGVVSALHASGGGRLVALVCVDSQGVLLMPCGRCRQVLLEHGGRDLLIAHPAGPRRLEELLPDPFDADDLARERR, from the coding sequence ATGCCTGATATTGATTGGAATTTGCTGCGGGACAAAGCAATACAGGTGGCGGCGGGAGCTTATGCCCCATATTCGCAATTCCCGGTCGGTGCGGCCTCATTGGTCGACGACGGCCGCGTGGTCACCGGCTGCAATGTGGAGAATGTCTCATATGGCCTTGGTCTCTGTGCCGAATGCGGTGTGGTGTCTGCCCTGCATGCGAGCGGTGGCGGGCGGTTGGTTGCCCTGGTGTGCGTTGACTCACAGGGGGTGCTGTTGATGCCGTGCGGGCGCTGCCGCCAGGTCCTGCTGGAGCACGGCGGGCGCGACCTGCTGATCGCGCATCCGGCCGGTCCCCGCCGCCTCGAGGAGCTGCTGCCCGATCCGTTCGATGCCGATGATCTTGCCCGGGAACGTCGTTGA
- a CDS encoding CDGP domain-containing protein, producing the protein MKHYMAGGLAAALVAAGMIAAAPPASAGCQYGGPIISKCDGPIQPDGTWERCVVTKNLVANGASSFFVPERTCNVIGPGGLDPHIDG; encoded by the coding sequence ATGAAGCACTACATGGCCGGCGGATTGGCTGCCGCGCTGGTGGCCGCAGGAATGATCGCGGCCGCGCCGCCGGCCAGCGCCGGCTGCCAGTACGGCGGACCCATCATCAGCAAGTGCGACGGCCCCATCCAGCCCGACGGCACCTGGGAACGCTGCGTGGTCACGAAGAATCTGGTGGCCAACGGTGCCAGTTCCTTCTTCGTGCCCGAACGGACCTGCAACGTCATCGGCCCGGGCGGTCTGGACCCGCACATCGACGGCTGA
- a CDS encoding HNH endonuclease signature motif containing protein, which translates to MFETSALLTRIGDAARAEAQAAAERLLAIGDLFRLRQAQHGDRAQWAADTSDAVAAEVAAALGTSVAMGHSNLRYARAMQERLPAVSAIFRAGDIDFRLFRTIVFRTDLIVDAEALAAVDGQLAVKAPRWPSMTSWKLATEIDRVVARIDRDAVRRSREYAEDRYFKVSPMEAGTALINGTVFATTGQALDRRLDELAKTVCADDPRTIEQRRADALGALAAGQDRLPCGCVRADCPAGSAPRQHNSVVIHVVADRATVDGSGAAPGFLYGDSIIPAELVRELAKMAKLQPITTPIAPERAYIPSRALADFVRARDLTCRAPGCDRPATECDIDHTVPHGDGGATHPSNLKCLCRKHHLLKTFWGWRDQQLADGTVIWTLPGGQTHVTTPGSALLFPALCACVDPPPVVGMPYPDRDNREAMMPTRTHTRARNRAAKIAAERRHNRAAREARKKRWEYARVGPSDDDEPPPF; encoded by the coding sequence ATGTTCGAAACATCGGCCCTGCTTACCCGCATCGGCGACGCCGCACGAGCCGAAGCCCAGGCCGCGGCTGAGCGCCTGCTCGCGATCGGTGACCTGTTCAGATTGCGGCAGGCCCAGCACGGCGATCGCGCGCAGTGGGCGGCCGACACCAGTGACGCGGTGGCTGCCGAAGTCGCGGCAGCGCTCGGAACGAGTGTGGCGATGGGCCACAGCAACCTGCGATATGCCCGCGCCATGCAGGAACGACTTCCAGCTGTATCAGCGATTTTTCGGGCCGGGGACATCGACTTCCGGCTTTTTCGCACCATCGTGTTTCGCACCGACCTGATCGTCGACGCCGAGGCCCTGGCTGCCGTCGATGGCCAACTGGCCGTCAAGGCGCCGCGCTGGCCGTCGATGACCAGCTGGAAGCTCGCGACGGAGATCGATCGCGTGGTGGCCAGGATCGACCGGGATGCGGTGCGCCGATCGCGCGAGTATGCGGAGGACCGCTATTTCAAGGTCAGCCCGATGGAAGCGGGCACGGCGCTGATCAACGGCACCGTTTTCGCGACGACGGGCCAAGCGCTGGATCGCCGGCTCGACGAACTCGCCAAGACGGTGTGCGCCGACGATCCACGGACGATCGAGCAGCGCCGCGCCGACGCATTGGGCGCACTGGCGGCAGGTCAGGACCGGCTGCCGTGCGGATGCGTTCGCGCCGACTGCCCGGCCGGTTCCGCGCCCCGCCAACACAACTCCGTGGTGATTCACGTGGTCGCCGACCGCGCCACCGTGGACGGGTCCGGTGCGGCTCCGGGATTTCTGTACGGCGATAGCATCATTCCGGCCGAGCTTGTCCGCGAGCTGGCGAAAATGGCTAAGCTGCAACCGATTACAACACCGATTGCGCCGGAGCGGGCTTACATTCCGTCTCGGGCGCTAGCCGACTTCGTGCGGGCCCGCGACCTCACCTGCCGGGCCCCGGGCTGCGACCGCCCAGCAACCGAATGCGACATCGACCACACCGTGCCCCACGGCGACGGCGGCGCCACCCATCCGTCGAACCTCAAGTGCTTGTGCCGAAAACATCACCTGCTCAAGACTTTCTGGGGCTGGCGCGACCAGCAGCTGGCTGATGGCACCGTTATCTGGACCCTGCCCGGCGGGCAGACCCACGTCACCACACCCGGCAGCGCGCTGCTCTTCCCCGCCCTGTGCGCCTGCGTGGACCCGCCGCCGGTTGTCGGGATGCCATACCCGGACCGCGACAACCGCGAAGCGATGATGCCGACCCGGACCCACACCCGCGCACGGAACCGGGCCGCGAAGATCGCCGCCGAACGCCGGCACAACCGAGCCGCTCGCGAAGCCCGCAAAAAGCGTTGGGAATATGCCCGCGTCGGACCGTCCGACGACGACGAACCGCCGCCGTTCTAG
- a CDS encoding GntR family transcriptional regulator — translation MATKGARAGTAKDRALEYVKAQVLTGAFPGGELISEGDIATALGMSRTPVREAFLRMEAEGLLRLYPQRGALVVPVSPEEVRAVIEARLVLEQYATRKVVGRGPTVSAAVFGRLSAELRRQHDAAAANDWREFLDSDRAFHAITLDESQNAILAGFYSTLRDRQMRMIGESAQREPDRVATIMREHLAIAEALRDGDLPRALQAVQTHLASTVHAIGLAVDVSLI, via the coding sequence GTGGCGACAAAGGGCGCACGGGCCGGCACGGCCAAGGACCGGGCGCTGGAGTACGTCAAGGCCCAGGTGCTCACCGGCGCGTTTCCCGGCGGCGAACTGATCAGCGAGGGCGACATCGCCACCGCGCTGGGCATGTCGCGGACCCCGGTGCGCGAAGCCTTTCTGCGCATGGAGGCCGAAGGACTGCTGCGGCTGTATCCACAACGCGGGGCGCTCGTCGTCCCGGTCTCGCCCGAGGAAGTCCGCGCGGTCATCGAGGCCCGGCTGGTGCTCGAGCAGTACGCGACCCGCAAGGTGGTCGGACGCGGACCCACCGTGTCCGCCGCCGTGTTCGGACGATTGTCGGCCGAGTTGCGGCGCCAGCACGACGCCGCGGCGGCGAACGACTGGCGGGAATTCCTCGACTCCGACCGGGCCTTCCACGCCATCACCCTCGACGAATCGCAGAACGCGATCTTGGCGGGTTTCTACTCCACACTGCGCGATCGTCAGATGCGGATGATCGGCGAATCGGCACAGCGCGAACCGGATCGGGTCGCGACGATCATGCGCGAGCACCTCGCGATCGCCGAGGCACTGCGCGACGGCGATCTGCCGCGGGCGCTGCAGGCCGTGCAGACCCACCTGGCCAGCACGGTGCACGCCATCGGCCTCGCCGTCGACGTGTCGTTGATCTGA